In Xylanibacillus composti, the sequence TTCTTCTCCGGCTGGCCGGAGGCGTACAGCAGGCTTTCTTCAGATCGTGTAACGTCTGTCCAGACGGGAACGGCTTGTTCCGAGCCGCCGTCCGGACCATCCGGAAATAGGGCAAAGACGGTGAGCAGCATTATCAATACCGCCCATATGCCGGATGTTTTGTGTTTCCAGGGTCGCACCATCATTTCTCACCTCGTTGACAAGCGTCTACAGCATGTATATGCTTGTCACAAAAGGAATAGTCGCAAGAAATTGAAAGGCGGGATGATCATGTCTGACGAGAAGAAAACGGAGAAGCTTTCTTTAAATATTGTGCCGAAGAAAAGAGATCATAAAGGTTTTGGAGCAGGTTCCATCAACCTGAGCAATCTGTCGAGCATCATTATCGATGGCGACGAGGCATACGTGGATATCGGCGCAATTCACGCCAAGAGCAAGGTGGAGCGGGGCATCAAATTTACCACCGAACGGTCAGAAGTGCCGAACGGACGCAAATGCTGGGTCGTCTGGGTAGCGGTGGATCGCACTGAGCAGGGAGAGGCTTATTACGCGGGTGTCACGGCCTGTGAGATGGCGATTGATACAGAGGCCAAACGCGGATGGAAGATTCTCGCTCATCACGTAAACCTGATGGATTATGCGCTCAAGCGCCGCATAATACTGGAGGGGCTGAGCGAGACAGAACGGGCTTCTTTGAAGAGAGCGTTGATCGCGAATAATGAAGAGATGTGGGAAAGATCTCCGGAGGAGCTTAAGCAAGGACTGTCCTAACAGGCGAACGGCGAACGATGCCTTTATAAAGAACAAACTCTCGACCCGTTAGCGGCAATACGAACAAGCTGCCCCCCAGTCACGAGGACTTGGGGGCAGCTTGCGTTAGTCGCTCCACCAGCGCTTGACGTCTTCCCACCATGAGCGGTCCGGGTCCGGTTGCTCCGCAGGCGGTTCGGGCTCTGCATCGTGCGGATGGTGCAGCATGCAGATTTCGGTAGGCTCCGTTCCCTGCACGAATACCTCGGCTCTCGGATCAGGACAGTCGGGGCCTGCCAGCTTCCCGGTGGCCGGGTCGACATACACGCTGACGACGCCATCCGGCACAGGGAACAGCTTGGGAGGCACAGCTTCCAGCGCCTGTTCCGTGAACGCCGCAAAGATAGGCGCCGCCAGATGCGTTTCTGTGGCACTGATCGTACGGCCTTGATCATAGCCGACCCAAACGGCGGTTGCCAGCTCAGGCGTATAGCCGACCATCCAGGCGTCCGAGTCCGTTGTGCCGGTCTTGCCGGCAACAGGCCGCTTCAGCATGGAAGCGACGCGGGAACCCGTGCCACCGGGACTAAAGATGCTCTGCATGAGATGGGTGAGCACATAGGCATAGGCTGGTTCCACAACCTGCTCGGACACCGATTCTGCTTCATACAGCACTTGCCCGGTGCTGTCTTCAATTCGGGTAATGGCAACCGGCTTGTAACGCACGCCGCCATTGGCAAAGGCGCTGAACGCCGATGCCATTTCGAAGGGACTCACCGGGAACGTCCCCAGCGCCAATGAAGGGAGAGGTTGCATGGGACTCTCGATGCCTAGCCGTCTGGCCGTTTCGATCACCTGTTCCGCACCAACATCCAAGATCGTGTGCACAGCATATATATTGTCAGATTTTGAAATCGCCTCACGCATATCGATTTCCTTATTCGGATAGCGATTGCCAAAATTGCTAGGCTGGTAAACGTTGCGTCCTTCGTCATAGGTGAAGGAAGTCGGTTGACTCAAGTATTTGGTCATGGGCGTAAACGCGTTCGTCTCGAGCGCTGTTAAATACACGAACGGCTTGAAGGAGGAGCCGGGTTGCCTCGTCTCCGCAAATACGCGATTATACTGATTTTCCGCGTAATTTTTTCCGCCGACCATAGCTCGCACATACCCGTTGCGCGGATCGATGGCGACCAAAGCCGCTTGCAGTTCGCTGTTGCCCAGTTGATCCCGAACGGCCTGTTCGGCAATACGCTGTACGTGTAGATCAAGCGTGGTATAGACAGCAAGTCCGCCCTCTTCGAACATCTGCTCATCAATCCCCAGCTCATGTACGGCTACATGACGCACATAATCGCGGAAATAAGGAGCTTCAGCGGGCGCGCTCCGTTCCAGCTTTTGAAATGTTAAGGGCTCCTGTTTCGCCTCTTCTGCCTCGCGCTGCGTAA encodes:
- a CDS encoding YwhD family protein, translating into MIMSDEKKTEKLSLNIVPKKRDHKGFGAGSINLSNLSSIIIDGDEAYVDIGAIHAKSKVERGIKFTTERSEVPNGRKCWVVWVAVDRTEQGEAYYAGVTACEMAIDTEAKRGWKILAHHVNLMDYALKRRIILEGLSETERASLKRALIANNEEMWERSPEELKQGLS
- a CDS encoding transglycosylase domain-containing protein, yielding MEERSRSQLHHSPPRSGWRWIRKLISLTMSVCLLCVATLAGSLLYLRGQSLPVSYTPQTTTIYDANGEVIDSLFNGQNRDVVPLDQISPHLIKATLAIEDHRFFDHYGIDFRGLARAVVTNVQQMNKSQGASTITQQLARNLYLTHEKTWNRKLKEAAYAVQLEMQYSKEEILEKYLNQIYYGHAAYGIEAAARMYFAKPASELTLAESALLAGVPKGPYYYSPYMNEANAISRQQLILDKMVEVGLITQREAEEAKQEPLTFQKLERSAPAEAPYFRDYVRHVAVHELGIDEQMFEEGGLAVYTTLDLHVQRIAEQAVRDQLGNSELQAALVAIDPRNGYVRAMVGGKNYAENQYNRVFAETRQPGSSFKPFVYLTALETNAFTPMTKYLSQPTSFTYDEGRNVYQPSNFGNRYPNKEIDMREAISKSDNIYAVHTILDVGAEQVIETARRLGIESPMQPLPSLALGTFPVSPFEMASAFSAFANGGVRYKPVAITRIEDSTGQVLYEAESVSEQVVEPAYAYVLTHLMQSIFSPGGTGSRVASMLKRPVAGKTGTTDSDAWMVGYTPELATAVWVGYDQGRTISATETHLAAPIFAAFTEQALEAVPPKLFPVPDGVVSVYVDPATGKLAGPDCPDPRAEVFVQGTEPTEICMLHHPHDAEPEPPAEQPDPDRSWWEDVKRWWSD